The following are encoded in a window of Phragmites australis chromosome 22, lpPhrAust1.1, whole genome shotgun sequence genomic DNA:
- the LOC133904618 gene encoding protein IQ-DOMAIN 19-like, protein MGKAGRWLRSFFVAGRKGKKARDRDRADPDSQSVSSALPTPASTPSAKEKRRWSFRRPAAATSGKVETSASGQGPLASSSSQCFSEAEVHVAVVQDQHGVVAVPEAVAATADTVISPPASKRSGGGDDEESAAAIKIQSAFRSYLARKALCALRGMVKLQAMVRGQLVRLQANMTLRRMQALVDAQRWARAERLRLLEDDGRQLTTTTPRPPPSRQSPQHSRSRKPLEVVERGSEENIKIVEVDDGGEAHGAPRACARRGGSCYSTPLSRTPAKAELYPKVSPTASALTDTSARTLSGRFDDLSFTSASEPSRRCKAWRAYHAPPFAVPFPNYMANTESSRAKARSQSAPRQRPVASEAAASPSLLCGERPPSGSGDPRCRASLDPLDLPGARATAPRCSAGRMERCASRARASASEFGSPSTVMASTTAAMRMA, encoded by the exons ATGGGCAAGGCAGGCAGGTGGCTCAGAAGCTTCTTCGTGGCCGGCAGGAAGGGCAAGAAGGCCAGGGACAGGGACAGGGCCGACCCCGACAGCCAGTCGGTGTCGTCGGCATTGCCGACACCGGCGTCGACGCCGTCCGCGAAGGAGAAGAGGCGGTGGAGCttccggcggccggcggcggctaCCAGCGGTAAGGTCGAAACGAGCGCGTCCGGCCAGGGCCCGCTCGCGTCCTCGTCTTCGCAGTGCTTCTCGGAGGCGGAGGTGCATGTGGCGGTGGTGCAGGACCAGCACGGCGTCGTTGCCGTCCCCGAGGCCGTGGCGGCCACCGCGGACACAGTTATATCGCCGCCGGCATCGaagaggagcggcggcggtgacgATGAGGAATCCGCGGCGGCGATCAAGATTCAGTCGGCCTTCCGATCGTACCTG GCGAGGAAGGCGCTGTGCGCGCTGAGGGGGATGGTGAAGCTGCAGGCGATGGTGAGGGGCCAGCTGGTGCGGCTGCAGGCGAACATGACGCTCCGGCGCATGCAGGCGCTCGTCGACGCCCAGAGGTGGGCGCGGGCCGAGAGGCTGCGGCTCCTCGAGGACGACGGCAGGCAGCTCACCACCACCACGCCGCGTCCACCGCCGAGCCGCCAGTCGCCGCAGCACTCGCGATCTCGGAAGCCACTT GAGGTGGTGGAGAGGGGCTCTGAGGAGAACATCAAGATCGTGGAGGTggacgacggcggcgaggcgCACGGCGCGCCGAGGGCCtgcgcgcggcgcggcggcagcTGCTACTCGACGCCGCTGAGCCGCACGCCGGCGAAGGCCGAGCTTTACCCGAAGGTCTCCCCGACGGCGTCGGCGCTGACAGACACGAGCGCGCGGACGCTCAGCGGCCGGTTCGACGACCTGTCGTTCACCTCCGCGTCGGAGCCGAGCCGGCGCTGCAAGGCGTGGCGCGCGTACCACGCGCCGCCGTTCGCGGTCCCGTTCCCTAACTACATGGCGAACACGGAGTCGTCGCGCGCCAAGGCGCGGTCGCAGAGCGCGCCTAGGCAGCGCCCGGTGGCGTCTGAGGCGGCGGCCTCGCCGTCCCTGTTGTGCGGCGAGCGGCCGCCGAGCGGGAGCGGCGACCCACGGTGCAGGGCGTCGCTGGACCCGCTGGACCTGCCGGGCGCCCGCGCCACCGCGCCGCGGTGCTCCGCGGGGCGCATGGAGCGATGCGCGTCGCGGGCGCGCGCGAGCGCGAGCGAGTTCGGGTCGCCGAGCACCGTGATGGCCTCGACCACCGCGGCAATGCGCATGGCATGA